One window from the genome of Paraconexibacter algicola encodes:
- a CDS encoding DEAD/DEAH box helicase has translation MSLRAFTPAVRDWFTGAFAGPTAVQEQAWPAIATGEHVLISAPTGSGKTLAAFLWGLDRLVAEPSTEPGVRLVYVSPLKALSHDVERNLRAPLRGIAGGDEARVPTVAIRTGDTPQRERTQMQRTPPDVLITTPESLYLMLTSQARAMLTGVEAVIVDEIHAVAGTKRGSHLALTLERLSALVAAEHPDRDVQRIGLSATQNPLEEVGRFMVGPRRTCTIVDAGVRKPLDLQIHVPVESMVEPDESIDRDPLDPVVGGEATRRSIWPAIYPELLRLVHEHRSTIVFVNNRRAAERLALRLNDLHNEAGDEDGEPQAEREVEIIARAHHGSLAREERLVVEDLLKTGELPCLVATSSLELGIDMGAVDLVLQVESPKSVSRGLQRIGRAGHNVGDVSKGRIFPKFRGDLLECAVVARMMRDGRIEPTVVPRNALDVLAQQIVAIAASAAAPDASSDEEGVVAVDDLYALITRTYSYAELPRELLENVLDMLDGRYPSQEFGDLRPRIVWDRVAGTIRPRKGARALAIVNAGTIPDRGLYSVTLPDGRRVGELDEEMVYEARPGQTFLLGASTWRIEEIQRDRVIVTPAPGAPGAVPFWRGDTIGRPKELGQAMGEFARTAVDLPAEQLERDYDLDPRAARNLLAFLAEQQDATRVIPSDTAIVVERFRDELGDWRVCVLSPYGGRVHAAWGLALSARIRDELGLESDAIWSDDGIIVHLPDADLGVASASHDADAGPPYRAGVEDVLDLILVEPDELEDLVVGELGSSALFGARFRENAGRALLIPRAYPGKRTPLWQQRLKAQSLLEVAKRYGDFPIVLETYRECLRDVLDVPGTIELLRALHRREIALVPVETKTASPFAGSLLFDYVATYMYEGDTPNAERRAAALSLDKDLLRELLGQDELRELIDAGALEQVEADLQHLSERTRATTRDELADVLRRVGDLSLDELRARAHEGVDVAAGLAALADQRRAVLVRVGGEDRWIAADDAGLYRDALGTVPPGGLPAAFVADVPDALRKLVARYARTRGPFTTAELRARYGLASGGGLDLVLQALERDGTLVNGELRPGGTVREWCDADVLRRLRRASLAALRHEIEAADQRALGRFMPSWHGIDRHPPAGAGIDRLRETLVPLQGLALPVETWESEVLPRRIGAYSPTWLDQLCASGEVVWVGSGALGRRSGRVALYFREDAAAIGPPGLRPVEEVDGELHAALRGRLQHAPAFFTDLLAEFVDAAPEALQDALWDLVWAGEVTNDAWAPLRAPRLTLARSAQAAARSRSGSSRRAGTRFASRRLGAQAQVVGRWASAAPLFSAGPADVLDPRARRRTVAELLLERHGIVTREHVVGEGVAGGFSGLYDVFGDLETLGVCRRGYFVEGLGGAQFALPSAVERLRAQKADDEAPPLVLGATDPAQPYGAVLPWPKRDDGETRAPQRVAGAVVVLSGAEPVLYVERGGRSLRVLCAFDDPRLPTALDALADWVRAGRGRKLALEKIDGETVIAHVLEPLLVAAGFRQNPTKLTLSA, from the coding sequence ATGTCCCTGCGCGCGTTCACCCCGGCCGTCCGCGACTGGTTCACGGGCGCGTTCGCCGGTCCCACCGCCGTGCAGGAGCAGGCGTGGCCCGCGATCGCGACGGGTGAGCACGTCCTCATCTCCGCCCCGACCGGGTCCGGCAAGACGCTCGCCGCGTTCCTCTGGGGCCTCGACCGGCTGGTCGCCGAGCCGTCGACCGAGCCCGGCGTGCGGCTGGTCTACGTCTCGCCGCTGAAGGCGCTCTCGCACGACGTCGAGCGCAACCTGCGGGCGCCGCTGCGCGGCATCGCCGGGGGCGACGAGGCGCGCGTCCCGACGGTCGCGATCCGCACCGGGGACACGCCGCAGCGCGAGCGCACGCAGATGCAGCGCACCCCGCCGGACGTCCTCATCACGACGCCCGAGTCGCTGTACCTCATGCTCACCTCGCAGGCGCGCGCGATGCTCACCGGGGTCGAGGCGGTGATCGTCGACGAGATCCACGCGGTTGCCGGGACGAAGCGCGGCTCGCACCTGGCGCTGACGCTCGAGCGGCTCAGCGCGCTCGTCGCCGCCGAGCACCCCGACCGTGACGTGCAGCGCATCGGCCTGAGCGCGACGCAGAACCCGCTGGAGGAGGTCGGCCGCTTCATGGTCGGGCCGCGGCGGACGTGCACGATCGTCGACGCGGGCGTGCGCAAGCCGCTGGACCTGCAGATCCACGTGCCGGTCGAGTCGATGGTCGAGCCCGACGAGTCGATCGACCGCGACCCGCTCGACCCGGTCGTCGGCGGCGAGGCGACGCGCCGGTCGATCTGGCCGGCGATCTACCCCGAGCTGCTGCGGCTCGTGCACGAGCACCGGTCCACGATCGTCTTCGTGAACAACCGCCGCGCGGCCGAGCGCCTCGCGCTGCGACTCAACGACCTGCACAACGAGGCCGGGGACGAGGACGGAGAGCCGCAGGCGGAGCGCGAGGTCGAGATCATCGCGCGCGCCCACCACGGGTCGCTCGCGCGCGAGGAGCGCCTGGTCGTCGAGGACCTGCTGAAGACCGGGGAGCTGCCGTGCCTGGTGGCCACCTCGTCGCTGGAGCTCGGCATCGACATGGGCGCCGTGGACCTCGTCCTGCAGGTCGAGTCGCCGAAGTCCGTGTCGCGCGGCCTGCAGCGGATCGGCCGCGCCGGGCACAACGTCGGGGACGTCTCCAAGGGCCGGATCTTCCCGAAGTTCCGCGGCGACCTCCTGGAGTGCGCCGTCGTCGCGCGGATGATGCGCGACGGGCGGATCGAGCCCACGGTCGTGCCGCGCAACGCGCTCGACGTGCTCGCCCAGCAGATCGTCGCGATCGCCGCGTCCGCCGCCGCCCCGGACGCCTCGTCCGACGAGGAGGGCGTCGTCGCCGTCGACGACCTGTACGCCCTGATCACCCGCACGTACTCGTACGCGGAGCTGCCACGCGAGCTGCTGGAGAACGTCCTCGACATGCTCGACGGGCGCTACCCGTCGCAGGAGTTCGGGGACCTGCGCCCGCGGATCGTCTGGGACCGCGTCGCCGGGACGATCCGTCCGCGCAAGGGCGCCCGCGCACTGGCGATCGTCAACGCGGGCACGATCCCCGACCGCGGCCTCTACTCGGTGACGCTCCCGGACGGCCGGCGGGTCGGCGAGCTCGACGAGGAGATGGTCTACGAGGCACGGCCCGGGCAGACGTTCCTGCTCGGCGCGTCGACCTGGCGGATCGAGGAGATCCAGCGCGACCGCGTCATCGTCACCCCCGCGCCCGGCGCGCCCGGCGCGGTGCCGTTCTGGCGCGGCGACACGATCGGCCGCCCGAAGGAGCTCGGGCAGGCGATGGGCGAGTTCGCGCGCACCGCGGTCGACCTGCCGGCCGAGCAGCTCGAGCGCGACTACGACCTCGACCCGCGCGCGGCCCGCAACCTGCTCGCGTTCCTCGCCGAGCAGCAGGACGCCACGCGCGTGATCCCGTCCGACACCGCGATCGTCGTCGAGCGGTTCCGCGACGAGCTGGGCGACTGGCGGGTCTGCGTCCTGTCCCCGTACGGCGGGCGCGTGCACGCCGCGTGGGGGCTCGCGCTCTCCGCCCGGATCCGGGACGAGCTGGGCCTCGAGTCCGACGCGATCTGGTCCGACGACGGCATCATCGTCCACCTCCCCGACGCGGATCTCGGGGTGGCGTCGGCGTCACATGACGCCGACGCCGGGCCCCCGTACCGTGCCGGGGTCGAGGACGTGCTCGACCTGATCCTCGTCGAGCCCGACGAGCTCGAGGACCTCGTCGTCGGGGAGCTGGGCTCGTCCGCGCTGTTCGGGGCGCGCTTCCGCGAGAACGCCGGCCGCGCGCTGCTGATCCCGCGCGCCTACCCGGGCAAGCGCACGCCGCTGTGGCAGCAGCGCCTCAAGGCCCAGTCGCTGCTGGAGGTCGCCAAGCGCTACGGCGACTTCCCGATCGTGCTGGAGACCTACCGCGAGTGCCTGCGCGACGTGCTCGACGTGCCCGGCACGATCGAGCTGCTGCGCGCGCTGCACCGCCGCGAGATCGCGCTCGTCCCGGTCGAGACGAAGACCGCCTCGCCGTTCGCCGGGTCGCTGCTGTTCGACTACGTCGCGACCTACATGTACGAGGGCGACACGCCCAACGCCGAGCGGCGCGCCGCCGCCCTGTCCCTCGACAAGGACCTGCTGCGCGAGCTGCTCGGTCAGGACGAGCTGCGCGAGCTCATCGACGCGGGCGCGCTCGAGCAGGTCGAGGCCGACCTGCAGCACCTCTCCGAGCGCACGCGCGCGACCACCCGGGACGAACTGGCCGACGTGCTGCGCCGGGTCGGCGACCTGTCGCTCGACGAGCTGCGCGCCCGCGCGCACGAGGGCGTGGACGTCGCCGCCGGTCTCGCGGCGCTCGCCGACCAGCGTCGCGCCGTGCTCGTGCGCGTCGGCGGCGAGGACCGCTGGATCGCCGCCGACGACGCCGGCCTCTACCGGGACGCGCTCGGCACCGTCCCGCCCGGCGGGCTGCCCGCCGCGTTCGTCGCCGACGTCCCCGACGCGCTGCGCAAGCTCGTCGCGCGGTACGCGCGCACGCGCGGCCCGTTCACGACCGCGGAGCTGCGCGCCCGCTACGGGCTCGCCTCCGGTGGCGGACTGGACCTCGTGCTGCAGGCGCTCGAGCGCGACGGCACGCTCGTCAACGGCGAGCTGCGCCCGGGCGGCACGGTGCGCGAGTGGTGCGACGCCGACGTCCTGCGACGGCTGAGGCGCGCGTCGCTCGCCGCGCTGCGGCACGAGATCGAGGCGGCCGACCAGCGGGCGCTCGGGCGCTTCATGCCGTCCTGGCACGGCATCGACCGCCACCCGCCCGCCGGGGCGGGCATCGACCGGCTGCGCGAGACGCTCGTGCCGCTGCAGGGGCTCGCGCTGCCCGTGGAGACGTGGGAGTCCGAGGTGCTGCCGCGGCGCATCGGCGCCTACTCGCCGACGTGGCTGGACCAGCTGTGCGCCTCCGGCGAGGTCGTGTGGGTCGGCTCGGGTGCGCTGGGCCGGCGGTCGGGTCGCGTGGCGCTGTACTTCCGCGAGGACGCGGCGGCGATCGGTCCTCCCGGCCTGCGCCCGGTCGAGGAGGTCGACGGGGAGCTGCACGCCGCGCTGCGCGGCCGCCTGCAGCACGCACCCGCGTTCTTCACCGACCTGCTGGCGGAGTTCGTCGACGCGGCGCCCGAGGCGCTGCAGGACGCGCTGTGGGATCTCGTGTGGGCGGGCGAGGTCACCAACGACGCGTGGGCGCCGCTGCGCGCGCCGCGGCTGACGCTCGCGCGCTCCGCGCAGGCGGCGGCGCGATCGCGGTCCGGCTCCTCGCGGCGGGCCGGGACGCGGTTCGCCTCGCGGCGGCTCGGCGCGCAGGCGCAGGTCGTGGGCCGCTGGGCGTCCGCCGCGCCGCTGTTCTCCGCCGGGCCCGCCGACGTCCTCGACCCGCGGGCGCGACGGCGGACCGTCGCGGAGCTGCTCCTCGAGCGGCACGGGATCGTCACGCGCGAGCACGTGGTCGGCGAGGGGGTCGCGGGCGGCTTCAGCGGCCTCTACGACGTCTTCGGGGACCTCGAGACGCTCGGCGTCTGCCGCCGCGGCTACTTCGTCGAGGGTCTCGGCGGCGCGCAGTTCGCGCTCCCCAGCGCGGTCGAGCGGCTGCGCGCGCAGAAGGCCGACGACGAGGCGCCGCCGCTCGTGCTCGGCGCGACCGACCCCGCCCAGCCCTACGGTGCGGTGCTGCCGTGGCCCAAGCGCGACGACGGCGAGACGCGGGCGCCACAGCGGGTCGCGGGGGCCGTGGTGGTGCTGAGCGGCGCCGAGCCGGTCCTCTACGTCGAGCGCGGCGGGCGGTCGCTGCGGGTCCTGTGCGCGTTCGACGACCCGCGCCTGCCGACCGCGCTGGACGCGCTCGCGGACTGGGTCCGCGCCGGTCGCGGTCGCAAGCTCGCGCTGGAGAAGATCGACGGCGAGACCGTCATCGCCCACGTCCTCGAGCCGCTGCTGGTCGCCGCGGGCTTCCGTCAGAACCCGACGAAGCTCACCCTGAGCGCCTGA
- a CDS encoding uracil-DNA glycosylase, with protein sequence MTECRACPRLVAWREEVATVKRAAYADEQYWGRPAPGFGDPDARILVLGLAPAAHGANRTGRVFTGDRSGDFLYAALHRAGLANQPTSVARDDGLALHDTWVSAAVRCAPPANKPTPDERDTCLPWAVRELELLPRLRVVLCLGGFAWEAALRLRRAAGAPAAGPPKPRFGHGALFDDGAWLPLLGCFHVSQQNTFTGRLTEPMIDDVLEQARAIADGR encoded by the coding sequence ATGACGGAGTGCCGGGCGTGCCCGCGCCTCGTCGCCTGGCGCGAGGAGGTCGCGACCGTCAAGCGCGCCGCCTACGCCGACGAGCAGTACTGGGGCCGGCCCGCGCCCGGCTTCGGGGACCCGGACGCCCGGATCCTCGTCCTCGGCCTCGCACCCGCCGCGCACGGCGCGAACCGCACCGGCCGCGTGTTCACCGGTGACCGCTCCGGCGACTTCCTCTACGCGGCGCTGCACCGCGCGGGCCTGGCCAACCAGCCGACCTCGGTCGCGCGCGACGACGGGCTCGCGCTCCACGACACCTGGGTGAGCGCGGCGGTCCGCTGCGCGCCGCCCGCGAACAAGCCGACGCCCGACGAGCGCGACACCTGCCTGCCGTGGGCGGTGCGCGAGCTCGAGCTGCTGCCCCGCCTGCGCGTGGTGCTGTGCCTCGGCGGGTTCGCCTGGGAGGCGGCGCTGCGGCTGCGCCGCGCCGCGGGCGCACCGGCCGCCGGGCCACCGAAGCCGCGCTTCGGCCACGGCGCGCTGTTCGACGACGGGGCGTGGCTGCCGCTGCTGGGCTGCTTCCACGTCTCCCAGCAGAACACGTTCACCGGCCGGCTGACCGAGCCGATGATCGACGACGTGCTCGAGCAGGCGCGCGCGATCGCCGACGGGCGCTGA